One region of Halomicrobium sp. LC1Hm genomic DNA includes:
- the mdh gene encoding malate dehydrogenase, translating to MTKVTVVGAAGTVGAAAGYNIALRDIADELVYVDIPDQEDVTIGQAADTNHGVAYDSNTTIRQGTYEDTAGSDVVVITAGIPRQPGQTRIDLAGDNAPIMDDIGSSLAEHNDDFVTITTSNPVDLLNRHLYETGDRARETVIGFGGRLDSARFRYVLAERFDTAVQNVEATILGEHGDAQVPVFSKVRIDGEDPDFSDDEKEEILNELQESAMDVIERKGATEWGPATGVGHMVEAVLRDTGEVLPGSVVLDGEFGHEGTAFGVPVKLGSDGVEEVVEWDLDDYERELMDEASEKLAEQYDKIE from the coding sequence ATGACAAAGGTAACCGTGGTCGGCGCAGCCGGAACGGTCGGTGCCGCAGCAGGGTACAACATCGCGTTGCGCGACATCGCGGACGAACTCGTCTACGTCGACATCCCGGACCAGGAAGACGTGACGATCGGACAGGCCGCCGACACCAATCACGGGGTCGCCTACGACTCGAACACGACGATTCGACAGGGCACCTACGAGGACACCGCCGGCTCCGACGTGGTCGTCATCACGGCGGGGATTCCACGCCAGCCCGGCCAGACCCGGATCGATCTCGCCGGGGACAACGCGCCGATCATGGACGACATCGGCTCGTCGCTGGCCGAGCACAACGACGACTTCGTGACGATCACCACCTCGAACCCGGTGGACCTGCTCAACCGTCACCTCTACGAGACGGGCGATCGCGCCCGCGAGACGGTGATCGGCTTCGGCGGTCGGCTGGACTCGGCCCGGTTCCGGTACGTACTGGCCGAACGCTTCGACACGGCGGTCCAGAACGTCGAGGCGACGATCCTCGGGGAGCACGGCGACGCACAGGTGCCGGTCTTCTCGAAGGTCCGCATCGACGGCGAGGACCCGGACTTTTCCGACGACGAGAAAGAGGAGATTCTGAACGAGCTCCAGGAGAGCGCCATGGACGTCATCGAGCGCAAAGGCGCGACCGAGTGGGGGCCGGCGACGGGCGTCGGCCACATGGTCGAGGCCGTCCTGCGCGACACGGGCGAAGTACTCCCCGGTTCGGTGGTCCTCGACGGCGAGTTCGGCCACGAGGGCACCGCTTTCGGCGTCCCGGTCAAGCTCGGCTCCGACGGCGTCGAGGAGGTCGTCGAGTGGGACCTGGACGACTACGAGCGGGAACTGATGGACGAGGCGAGCGAGAAACTGGCCGAGCAGTACGACAAGATCGAGTGA